In one window of Chthoniobacterales bacterium DNA:
- a CDS encoding L,D-transpeptidase family protein, which translates to MLRKTFVGLGALGLLVSSACAAGVPDDCTQLIVGIAPTWNSMRGELQLFERSPGAAWQPVTARWPVLFGKHGLAWGSGVDGQNESGLRKSERDGRAPAGVFRIGKIYTYDAQLPPGADFPFHQVTTADAWIDDVKHPEYNRFVTIPDPANPPPWFAKQKMRHNDFAYRWLVEVRHNSDPPVPGAGSAIFFHIRRGVDRPSAGCTTMAESDLVKLISWMRSPRHPCYVLLPAPEYDKRWQGWHLPPPSSWKTEH; encoded by the coding sequence ATGCTAAGAAAAACTTTTGTTGGACTGGGCGCGCTGGGCTTGCTGGTTAGCAGCGCATGTGCCGCGGGTGTGCCGGACGATTGCACCCAGTTGATCGTGGGGATCGCGCCTACCTGGAACTCCATGCGGGGCGAGTTGCAGTTATTCGAACGGTCCCCGGGCGCTGCCTGGCAGCCGGTCACCGCGCGGTGGCCGGTTCTCTTTGGCAAACACGGACTCGCCTGGGGCAGCGGGGTCGACGGGCAAAACGAAAGCGGCCTGCGCAAATCCGAGCGCGACGGACGCGCGCCGGCCGGAGTCTTTCGGATCGGGAAAATTTATACCTACGATGCGCAGCTTCCGCCCGGCGCTGATTTTCCGTTCCATCAGGTCACGACCGCCGACGCCTGGATCGATGACGTGAAGCACCCGGAGTACAACCGGTTTGTCACGATTCCCGATCCGGCGAACCCGCCGCCCTGGTTTGCAAAACAAAAGATGCGGCACAACGATTTCGCTTATCGGTGGCTGGTGGAGGTCCGGCACAATTCTGATCCGCCCGTGCCCGGCGCCGGCAGCGCGATTTTTTTTCATATCCGGCGCGGAGTCGATCGTCCCAGCGCGGGATGCACCACCATGGCCGAGTCCGACTTGGTGAAGCTGATCAGCTGGATGCGTTCGCCCCGGCATCCCTGCTACGTGTTGCTGCCGGCCCCCGAATACGACAAGCGATGGCAAGGCTGGCACCTGCCGCCGCCATCGTCGTGGAAGACTGAACATTAG
- the rsmA gene encoding 16S rRNA (adenine(1518)-N(6)/adenine(1519)-N(6))-dimethyltransferase RsmA, translating to MKLSEIDATLREIRVSPVKTLGQNFLHDRNLARWIVEKADLTRDDFVIEIGPGLGALTEFGLESGAKVLAIEKDRRLAEFLRTRFKNDRLEVLHMDALDFDLRPLFAKRRVKLLGNLPYYISSQLLLKFTQYPSPISLWLLMLQKEMAGRISAAPGTKDYGALTLVIQLQYRVEYLRTVPASVFLPEPDVDSAFIRITPRTPGELPQHDPEVFSRLVRQGFSQRRKQLRNLLREELPDWAEAANAIGFNPLARAEELNLEQWIALSNRARSGAAAIEDSRASERFPVVDEKDQLLGEAPRGEVHGNNLRHRAVHILLFNKKGELFLQKRSSWKDRHPLLWDSSAAGHVEAGEDYDATAIRELEEELGVATELTRVAKLPASERTGQEFIWLYQGQHDGPFRLARSEIEHGEFFPPEVVSGWIKARPDDFAPGFLECWAAFCCSDAAQSA from the coding sequence ATGAAGCTCTCCGAAATCGACGCCACGCTGCGTGAAATTCGTGTCTCCCCGGTCAAAACGCTTGGTCAAAATTTTCTGCACGACCGGAACCTCGCGCGCTGGATCGTCGAAAAAGCAGACCTGACTCGTGACGATTTCGTAATCGAAATCGGCCCCGGCCTTGGCGCGCTCACCGAGTTCGGTCTTGAATCTGGCGCCAAGGTTCTCGCGATCGAAAAAGACAGGCGACTGGCGGAATTTTTGCGGACGCGTTTCAAGAACGACCGGCTTGAAGTGCTTCACATGGATGCACTCGATTTCGATCTTCGGCCGTTGTTCGCGAAGCGGCGGGTGAAGCTGCTGGGAAATCTTCCCTACTACATCTCGAGCCAGCTCCTTTTAAAGTTCACCCAGTATCCAAGTCCTATCTCATTATGGTTGTTAATGTTACAAAAGGAGATGGCGGGGCGCATTTCCGCGGCGCCCGGGACGAAAGATTACGGCGCGCTTACTCTCGTCATTCAACTTCAATATCGTGTCGAATATTTGCGCACCGTGCCGGCGAGCGTTTTTCTCCCTGAGCCGGATGTCGATTCTGCTTTTATTCGCATTACACCGCGCACGCCGGGAGAACTGCCGCAGCACGACCCGGAAGTTTTTTCTCGGCTCGTGCGACAGGGATTTTCCCAGCGTCGCAAGCAACTTCGAAATTTGCTCCGGGAGGAATTGCCAGACTGGGCGGAGGCCGCGAATGCGATTGGCTTCAATCCCCTGGCCCGGGCCGAAGAGCTGAATCTCGAGCAATGGATTGCGCTCTCGAATCGGGCCCGGTCCGGAGCCGCCGCCATCGAGGATTCACGCGCTTCCGAGCGTTTTCCCGTGGTAGACGAGAAGGACCAGTTACTGGGCGAGGCTCCCCGGGGGGAAGTGCATGGGAATAACTTGCGCCACCGGGCCGTTCACATCCTGCTTTTCAATAAGAAAGGCGAGCTTTTTTTGCAGAAACGATCCAGTTGGAAGGACCGGCATCCCCTGCTTTGGGATTCCAGCGCCGCCGGCCATGTGGAGGCTGGCGAAGATTACGACGCCACGGCCATCCGGGAGCTGGAGGAAGAGCTGGGGGTTGCCACCGAGTTAACTCGCGTGGCCAAGCTTCCCGCCTCGGAACGGACTGGCCAGGAGTTCATCTGGCTTTACCAGGGCCAGCACGACGGGCCCTTTCGATTGGCCCGGTCTGAGATCGAGCATGGCGAGTTTTTCCCGCCTGAGGTCGTTTCCGGCTGGATCAAAGCCCGGCCGGACGATTTTGCTCCCGGATTCCTGGAATGCTGGGCGGCATTTTGTTGTAGCGACGCCGCTCAGTCGGCGTAA